The Athalia rosae chromosome 4, iyAthRosa1.1, whole genome shotgun sequence DNA segment ACCcaaagtttttccttttttgtttgtttgtttgtttttttctccttcggtATTCATCGCCTTATCTTCATCTTTCCTCGTCACAAGATGGGCTATTCCAAGGAATACTTTTCGCTCCACACCGCAGACTCGGGTTGTTCGGGTCCCTTTCAACCGCTCGTTCAAAACGTAGAGTGCTGAGTAATTAAGAACAATTTATTGCTCGTTggtatataatttcaaatcatatctACGACCTTATCTCTGTTACCGAGTTATGGGAAGTTTTACCGAGTGCTACCACCTCCCTTCGTACGTTTCGGAGAACGCTGTACCGGTATGAATAGATACGCCCGTGAAACATTTCCGctgttttttatcgaaaaattttggcaaaCATGATTGGACATTATACGCTCGAGGTTGAAAATCttgtcaataaaattattcaacaaacATACGCGAGAGACATGAGTTGAATGgaagttcaaaaaaaaaaaaaataataatgaagcaGATTAAAAGTGCCATATGCATGACTGATctgttcagaaaaaaattgcaagagCCTCTGCATACGAAGTGCAGATGAAACGGTATTATCGTACAGCGTGTGTTCTACACCAGAATATAATTATAGTGCTTGTTACATAGAAGCTCTCCAGCAGCAGGAaattgtagagaaaaaaaaaaaaataaaagaagaagaaaaaaatttatatgcaTTAAGGTtagttgtatttatttcatcaaccATATAATAATCTTCGTTTCCGTTACGCTGCACCTACAGTTACGATTTGCAGttttgttttccgttttttgatttttttttttttggtttttctattCCGTCGCTCACCTGCACATACGACCCGCGGCGACGTCGCATTACACCGacacaattatttattggcAATTTTCCGTTCAATTATTCCATTGAACCGCACAGCACAGCGACAACAAACTATGAGACGACGTTAAAGTGGAACACACGTTCGGTTTCCACATTCAATTAGGGTTACTGACCGGCCAAAGGTTTTCTTGTTACTGAAAAGGAGACTGACTTCCCCACTCAGATATGCCGGTATCATTACTTTTCGTCACGCCGGAGAaccgcgtacatacatattctaTGTACGCggcgcatgtacgtacgtacgtacgtatgtaagtaagtaagtacaTGGGTAGGTATATCGGGTGGCATGTGCACATCGGTGTACCCGGGTTTCCGTTGATTAgtttcgcttttattttaaCCTTTCACGCTGATTGGATACGCGGAAACTTTGAAGGGGTTTATTTTGATTCCCACCGTTTCCCAAGATACCGCGAAGTACAATTCCATTAATTGCACTTATGTACATGTAACATCTTTGTTTTACGTTAAAATTGTTCGGAAATTTGTAAATCGAGGAGGTACCGGAGATGCTAGCAGCAAACGATGAATCGTACGGACGAGGATCCAGCGAAGGAGATTTGAAAACGAGTGAGAACTTTCAGCCGCACTCCGATACGCCGGAATATAATTAATGGTACTTTCGGGCCGTTCGTGTATTTTCCGAGATGAAAATATCCGGCGTGATTTATCGGGTGCGTTTTTGCGCAATCGTGACGCGTGTAAGAGGAGAAACGtgacgaaatttcgaaatgatACTCCAGTTTTGTCAGGCGTTTATTAGAACGCTTAGCAAAAACTAATTAGATAATCGCTAAAAAGTTATGAGTTCGTTCTTGAACtagttttacaaaaatttgTCCGTACGTGATTCGGCGTGTATCGAGGGTCGTTTTCTCGTTGgttttaataaaattgaattatcgtAAGGACAAATTGAGGTGAAATAATGCGTGCGGGGAATTAGATCGCATGTAAAACGTGCGTGGTACGCAGAAATTTCCCAcgatattagaaaaataaaaaaacttcatgTTATTGCACATATTTTCCATGACCTTACACTCGCTTCTGTCACGTAGGTCGACCGAATAACGAAGACAATGCTGATTCGCCATCCCCACGTTTGGAAATCCCGAGGTGGGACAACGCCACTGCgttcaaatatacatatataacgacCACTTCGTGCACAAACGGACGCAGAGAAACGCCTTCTCTTGACAAATCAGTTTCCGGTAATCTCCAGGTCGTGAAGTATACGTTGGCCATATCATCGAACAAGACAAACCTTACCGCGGATAATGCAGACGCACTTGTCGGTgagtatgaaaagagaattttcaaaaacctcTGGTATATTATGATACACCCCTAACACTCCGCGATCCGTTCGCGCTGTTTCGAAAAagtacgaatgaaaatgatcaAAAATTGCCTaaattcgatcaaatttttgtactttttattGGCCTTTCAAAGCAGGTAGAAATATTTAATTACCTGTATGGTAAAATAGTTTCGAAAATGCCGAAGTGCGTCGGGATTTCTGGGACATCGAGTTACGCGTTTATGTCAACGAGTGGACATGTGATTTCGTGAAACATGATCGGAAAGTTTTAttcgtgtgtataggtataggaaaTTGCGCAAATTCCGTAATCGTATGTTGTACTTTAATTGCAAATTCTTGTACTTCGTGGATAATCCTGTACAATCGTTTGGACAAAAAGAATCTGATTCGCGAATAAATAGTGGAAAATGTTTTCAACTAATCAAAATACACTCAGGAGGACAATTAAGAAATCACCTGACTTTCAATCCCAAAGAAGTtccatttaaaaataattggaatcTCAGGAAAATTTAGACTATTCCTTCGGCTGCAGCCCCTCTAATAATAAatgtactacgtacgtacgtacgtctagaTTTTTGATAGATGTATCAAAAGCTTTCATTACTCAAGTTCGATTTTACGTTGGTCGTAAATACGAAATTAACAAATCATCAAAACTGTCCTGCATGTCATAATTGAAcgcaaaataattaattctatcAGATACCAATGTTTGTAGATTTTAGTGTATGAGGTCATAGAGTCGGTAAGTGCAATTCCTGAGTGTATCTCTCcatgtgaaagaaagaaagggaaaaaaaaaagaattgatacTCCAAGTCTGGAAAggctgagttttttttttttttttatatccacaCATACCTTTCCCTCGGGAACAATGAAACTTCAACCCTTTCTTACAGCTGGTGGTGTTCGCGTGTTTCTGGGTGCTAAATAATGGCGCCGAAGAGGCTATCGAGCCACTGGTAAAGTCGtcattgtcgtcgtcgtcgcccgCTGTCGGGTCTAAGGTCAGCAGTGACGCGAAGGATCTAGACGCGTCAGCTAGTGACCACGGTGAGTTAATTGCACGTTATACAAGGTAACCATGAAAATTATAGCCAAGTGCTATACCAACATACTTCGCACAATGTGCGTAACTCAAGAGTCTAGTCATCCGACGATCGACCCATGCGAAAGACACGCACTTTGCAAAACAAAGCTCAAAGCTAAATCCCTCAAGGTAACCCACCGCGAACGGtggtggtataggtatacgtacgtaggtacgacgTAGGTACGGTATGGTAATTATGGAAAACTTCAGCTCGTGCAACGGTGCGTGGTGTGAAGCGGCGCTCAATGTCAACCGATCTGCTAACTCTGTTTAATAACTGCTATTGTAGCCTCATTAcgttatttcttctttatttgctCCGAATGTCTCATACCGGTGACTATCTCGCGTCGTACGACGTTATCCTTACGCAACACGCCTCGCTGCGTCACCTACACGGTTTCGCTACCTTTCAGGAGTAATTCGTTTCCTCGGCTGCACCCGATCTCGAGTTGTGTTTTTCAGACGGAGTGTAAGTCTGGAGGATCTTACAAAATTCGAATTGGTCTCTTCGAGTCGAAAGCAGCAACGAAATTTAAATTCTCTTCGACGCGAAAGATTCTCCAAACCTTATTTTCAAGCTCTAGTAGTTCCTTCGTTTCCAAAATTTACGTTCAACTAATCGGGAGTAATCTCTTGTTGTTGAGGCGGAGCGGTGAGCATTGAAGCGAACGAGATATATACTACTACTATAGCTTCGTGCGAAAACGGATCTGACGCCGTTTCCGCTTACTCGAAAACAATCTCTTTCCGTCACTCGCGCTGTCTCCCACTTTAAACCTCTTCATGTGAATTTGCTCGCGTGTTGTCTCTCAGCCTCACGCCATTTACCATAATAATTGTCGAGGCTTGACTGATGGCCACGCTTCTTCCTCGTACACATACACACGATTCTACTCTACCGGGGCACTTTGCGTTTTCGAACACGCCCGGATAATCCACATGCTACTTCCAAATACCCCATGACACTGGTGTGCTTTTGTTAAATGAAGGTTTACTCCGAACGTGACAACCGTAGCTGAGATATtctggaaaaatatatccatacTTTGCAGCGTGCGGACTTCGCAAGGATCCGGAGCGGAGTATTTTTGAATTATCTCCAATCCCCGGCATTTCTTTTCCCCGTGACAGCGGCAGAAGTCATACCGAATCTCTTCttggatatttcaatttcctctAATATCCGCTGAACTACTTTACGCCGCAAAAGAACTATGGAAAACGTCACCTTTCGAAATCAGCGGAATAAAATCAGCGGAGTCGTTACAGTTTTACTGACCTGAAAATTAAGAATTCGCCGACCCGCTGTCGCGTCGCGAATTCAGGATTCGCTACCAActatcgaatttttctcactgCGTCTTCGTATCCGCATCAAAATACAAACTCTATCTGCACGTTTTTATAACTCACCGGAAAGGGAAATCCTCCCCTCACAGCTTGCGTAAAACTAAGCCCGAAATCACTTCGTAAAAATCCACACGAACAGCGAAGTGCGATCGTCTTGTACCCCTACTGCGCTGTTCTTCTTCAACGACACATTTTTTACAGGATACCTCTTGAGCCGAGATTACGGATACGGCTCCACTGGTTACGGCGGAGGAATCGGCGGCTACGGGGGAAGAGGTAATGGAATCTATAGCAGCGTTCCCGGAGGGTACTCAGGACTAGGAGGTGGATATGGATATGGATCTGGAACTGGCTTCGGGACTGTCTATCGTGGCGCTGGACTGACGCCTGGCTACGGTGGCTATCCGACTGCAGATTACGGAAACGGGATCATTGGCGGAGGTCACAGAGGGTGAGATTTCAGAGAATGTTTCCAAATGGGGTCGATTACTGTTCACGCCTTGCCTGAGATGTAATTGATTAGGTGCTGCTTTTGAACGAGTCACACGTGTCAATTGGAATCCCACTTGACGAATTCGAAGCAAATTGTTCCAAAGCGCGTAGAATTCATCTAGAGTACGATTATCGTTCGAACAGCACGTGTGCAAATTTTAAAGTGACTTCTCATCTCGGTAGTTTGTAACTATGACAACTGTTGATCATGATGACTAGAAAATGTGTAGACTACTTTTTCCAGAACATAACTAATCCCAAGTTCCCGTATGCGCTTTCAGCTACGGATACTACGGCACCTCTGGGTATGGCGGTGGTTACGGTGGAGGAATCAGAAACGACGTCTACGGAGGTTTGGGATCTGGTTTCTACGGTAATGGCAATGGTTACTCCGGTTATGGGGGTACGAAGGGATACGGTACAAGCGGCTACGGCGGAAACTACGGTGGTACAGCGTACGGCACCGGTTACGCTGGGGGTTACGGCGGAAA contains these protein-coding regions:
- the LOC105692649 gene encoding ATP-dependent RNA helicase A — translated: MQTHLSLVVFACFWVLNNGAEEAIEPLVKSSLSSSSPAVGSKVSSDAKDLDASASDHGYLLSRDYGYGSTGYGGGIGGYGGRGNGIYSSVPGGYSGLGGGYGYGSGTGFGTVYRGAGLTPGYGGYPTADYGNGIIGGGHRGYGYYGTSGYGGGYGGGIRNDVYGGLGSGFYGNGNGYSGYGGTKGYGTSGYGGNYGGTAYGTGYAGGYGGKDIAGYDPYGYRGNGIGYGGTGTGYRRHGGYAYQPSGYRGYS